In Thermospira aquatica, the following proteins share a genomic window:
- a CDS encoding sulfurtransferase TusA family protein, with protein sequence MNTVLDITKEHCPMTFVKTKLALSKLEKGDRLEVLLTQGEPLDNVPRSCEEQGYRVISIEDMGQGIFKVTIEK encoded by the coding sequence ATGAACACTGTACTCGATATAACAAAGGAACATTGTCCCATGACATTTGTAAAAACAAAACTTGCCCTTTCAAAACTAGAGAAGGGTGATAGACTTGAGGTTCTCCTTACTCAAGGCGAACCTTTGGACAACGTCCCTCGCTCGTGTGAAGAGCAGGGGTACAGGGTTATTTCCATCGAAGATATGGGACAGGGTATCTTTAAAGTCACCATCGAAAAATAA
- a CDS encoding HesA/MoeB/ThiF family protein, with product MNFDESFLERYSRNILLQEVGIEGQQKIREASILVIGAGGLGSPILLYLAAAGVGRLGIVDFDKVDLTNLQRQIIHFTPDIGKPKTLSAKEKILALNPTVEVETYNVLLTSENIREIIRKYDFVIDGTDNFRSKFLINDACYFEKKPLSHGGILRFLGQTMTILPGESACYRCIFDAPPPPNAVPTCSQAGILGSVAGILGTIQATEALKFIIGFGELLTNTLLTFDAKTFLFRKIKLSKQKKCRLCGEKPTITELFDEADVVCDIAKKE from the coding sequence ATAAATTTTGACGAGAGTTTTCTCGAACGATACAGTAGAAATATCCTTTTGCAAGAAGTAGGGATAGAAGGACAACAAAAAATACGAGAAGCGAGCATCCTTGTCATCGGAGCCGGAGGTTTAGGTTCACCTATTCTTCTTTACCTTGCCGCGGCAGGAGTGGGGAGACTTGGCATCGTGGATTTTGATAAAGTTGATCTTACAAACCTTCAAAGGCAGATCATTCATTTTACTCCCGATATAGGAAAACCTAAAACGTTATCAGCAAAAGAAAAAATTCTCGCTTTAAATCCTACTGTAGAAGTAGAAACCTACAATGTCCTCTTGACCTCTGAAAACATTCGAGAAATAATAAGAAAGTACGATTTTGTTATTGATGGGACAGACAACTTCAGGTCAAAATTTCTGATTAATGATGCCTGTTACTTCGAAAAAAAACCCCTTTCTCACGGAGGAATACTGAGATTTCTTGGGCAAACGATGACCATTCTTCCGGGAGAATCCGCATGTTACCGCTGTATTTTTGATGCCCCTCCCCCTCCAAATGCTGTCCCTACCTGCTCTCAAGCAGGAATTCTTGGAAGTGTTGCAGGTATCCTGGGAACCATTCAAGCTACAGAGGCTCTCAAATTCATCATAGGTTTCGGTGAGCTGCTTACCAATACACTTCTTACCTTTGATGCTAAGACATTTCTCTTTCGAAAGATTAAACTCTCGAAACAAAAAAAATGTCGCCTCTGTGGGGAAAAGCCCACCATCACCGAACTTTTTGATGAAGCAGATGTGGTTTGTGATATCGCCAAAAAGGAGTAA
- the nirB gene encoding nitrite reductase large subunit NirB produces the protein MERVVIIGGGMASAKLCEELDIKKFKITVISKEKEPTYDRTKLIYLLKDEVPDNFFLNSLEWYEERNINLLLNTEVVDIDRKKKVVTTSYGENIPYDILVLATGSYPFIPPVKGLDLPGIFAMRTLDDVYKLKEMLKGKSFVMVVGGGLLGLELALVIRQLGKNVIISHLTPTIMEMQLYEQAGIFLQKKLEQKGIKFVTSNYVVEFLGSTAGIEEAIFKDGQRFKVDLVLFSCGIKPNLDLAKKCNLNYNKGILVDEHLRTNDPDIFAIGECIEFAGKTFGLVSQVYEHARLLASYLATRDDNLKYHPSPLPPTRLKSDIPVISMGKFSEENGDEVVYYVDEHNLIFKKLIIRENKLIGANFVGDDLNIDAISIYYSTKMPLPTNRADILFPGSRASEMIMEAESWPESLQICDCNGVSAGKIREAIRNGNDTLYKVMNATRAGTGCGNCKNKIKALLVSVVGELREDPAEKYFVPGIPMTREELTEYIVKNNLKSVSKVLNSIEGSKNDAKTQMGLDFLLNYIWKGDYEIENDARHPNDRYYGNIQKEGTYSVIPAVFGGVIKPEELKRIAQVAEKYNAIIKITGSDRIGLYTIKKKDLKKVWDELNMPCGHAFTKTFRACKTCVGSDFCRYGLNDSISLGKKIAERYSGLMNPAKLKMGVSGCPRNCAEATIKDIGIVAIEGGWDIYVGGNGGAKVFVGKKITTVKTEEEVFDFCDAFIEYYRKNANYLERTSYFVERIGLEKIKEDVIENVSIRKELQKSIKETLANYKDPWQETQPEEIPEIRERKEGSNYVQLIETRKLKTPDRLTFTINDEKIVVFKDRSGDIFVTSAICPHEKGPIEEAIIGNGKITCPIHLYSFDMKTGECSNEGIGKLKVYEVKVDEYVWVKL, from the coding sequence ATGGAAAGGGTTGTAATTATTGGCGGAGGTATGGCTTCTGCAAAGCTTTGTGAGGAATTGGATATTAAAAAATTCAAAATTACTGTGATAAGCAAAGAAAAAGAACCAACCTACGATAGAACAAAACTTATTTATCTTTTAAAAGATGAAGTCCCCGATAATTTTTTCTTAAATTCTCTCGAATGGTATGAGGAAAGAAACATCAATCTTTTACTCAATACTGAGGTAGTTGATATTGATAGAAAGAAAAAAGTTGTCACCACATCGTATGGGGAAAATATTCCATACGATATACTTGTCCTGGCCACAGGCTCATACCCCTTTATTCCACCTGTGAAAGGACTTGATTTGCCCGGGATTTTTGCGATGCGAACACTTGATGATGTATATAAATTAAAAGAGATGCTTAAAGGAAAATCTTTCGTTATGGTTGTAGGAGGGGGGCTTCTTGGTTTAGAGCTAGCTCTTGTTATAAGACAGCTTGGAAAAAATGTTATCATCTCGCATCTTACTCCAACCATAATGGAAATGCAACTCTATGAACAAGCTGGCATATTTTTACAGAAAAAATTAGAACAAAAAGGAATCAAGTTTGTAACTTCCAATTATGTAGTGGAATTTTTAGGGTCTACTGCCGGAATTGAAGAGGCAATTTTTAAGGACGGACAGAGGTTTAAAGTTGATCTTGTACTCTTTAGCTGCGGAATAAAACCCAATCTTGATCTTGCGAAAAAATGCAACCTCAACTATAACAAGGGTATTTTAGTAGATGAACATTTAAGAACCAATGATCCAGACATCTTTGCGATAGGAGAATGTATAGAGTTTGCAGGGAAGACTTTTGGCCTTGTTTCTCAGGTTTATGAACATGCAAGACTTTTAGCAAGTTATCTTGCTACTCGAGATGATAATTTAAAATATCATCCTTCGCCATTGCCACCAACCAGGTTAAAATCTGATATTCCGGTTATAAGTATGGGAAAATTTTCTGAAGAAAATGGCGATGAAGTTGTTTATTATGTTGATGAGCATAATTTAATCTTTAAGAAACTGATTATACGGGAGAATAAACTTATCGGTGCTAACTTTGTAGGTGATGATTTAAATATTGATGCTATTTCTATATATTATAGTACAAAAATGCCACTTCCGACAAATAGAGCAGATATACTATTCCCAGGTAGTAGGGCTTCAGAGATGATAATGGAGGCTGAAAGTTGGCCAGAAAGTCTCCAAATATGTGATTGTAATGGTGTATCTGCGGGTAAAATTAGAGAAGCTATAAGGAATGGAAATGATACTCTTTATAAAGTAATGAATGCTACACGTGCTGGAACGGGTTGTGGAAATTGTAAGAATAAGATTAAAGCTCTTCTTGTTTCCGTAGTTGGAGAGTTAAGAGAAGATCCAGCTGAAAAATACTTTGTGCCGGGAATTCCTATGACAAGAGAAGAGCTTACAGAGTATATTGTAAAAAACAATTTGAAATCGGTAAGTAAAGTTTTAAATTCTATCGAAGGTTCCAAAAATGATGCGAAGACCCAGATGGGACTTGATTTCTTGTTAAACTATATCTGGAAGGGTGACTATGAAATAGAGAATGATGCAAGACATCCAAATGATAGATATTATGGAAATATACAAAAAGAGGGAACATACAGTGTAATTCCCGCTGTCTTTGGAGGAGTCATAAAGCCAGAAGAATTAAAAAGGATTGCTCAAGTGGCAGAAAAGTATAATGCTATTATAAAAATTACAGGATCGGATAGAATTGGATTATACACAATTAAGAAAAAAGATTTAAAAAAAGTCTGGGATGAACTGAATATGCCTTGTGGTCATGCATTTACAAAGACTTTTAGAGCATGTAAAACTTGTGTAGGAAGTGATTTCTGTAGATATGGGCTTAACGATTCGATTTCACTCGGTAAAAAGATTGCCGAAAGATACTCTGGTTTAATGAATCCAGCAAAACTCAAAATGGGAGTAAGTGGCTGCCCGAGAAACTGTGCTGAAGCAACCATAAAAGATATTGGCATAGTTGCTATAGAAGGTGGCTGGGATATTTACGTCGGAGGTAATGGGGGAGCAAAAGTATTTGTAGGTAAGAAAATTACAACTGTTAAGACGGAAGAAGAGGTTTTTGATTTTTGTGATGCATTCATTGAATATTATAGAAAAAATGCAAATTACCTTGAAAGAACGAGCTACTTTGTGGAAAGAATCGGCCTTGAAAAAATAAAAGAGGATGTAATCGAAAACGTTTCGATAAGAAAAGAATTACAAAAAAGTATCAAAGAGACACTTGCTAATTATAAAGATCCATGGCAAGAAACGCAACCAGAAGAAATTCCAGAAATCAGGGAAAGAAAAGAAGGAAGTAATTACGTTCAATTAATCGAAACAAGAAAACTAAAAACTCCTGATAGACTCACCTTTACCATCAATGATGAAAAAATTGTTGTCTTTAAAGATAGAAGTGGAGACATTTTTGTAACCTCAGCAATATGTCCCCATGAAAAAGGACCCATAGAAGAGGCAATAATAGGAAATGGGAAAATAACCTGCCCCATCCATCTTTACTCTTTTGATATGAAAACGGGAGAATGTTCAAATGAAGGTATTGGTAAGTTAAAGGTTTATGAGGTGAAAGTTGATGAGTATGTTTGGGTAAAGCTTTGA
- a CDS encoding cation transporter yields the protein MSILFGNIAKSVALVSFGLDSFAESLSGFVILWRFYGSHNMSAEENEKKEKQAITLVGWTFFIFGAYVLVDVIKKLVFKEIPQPTAGGLTILILSLLIMPILYYQKYKTGKLLQSKSLIGDSKETLACIFLSAIILIGLGTNYLWGIWQLDPFLALLVSLFLFREGYHIVREKDACSC from the coding sequence TTGTCGATTCTTTTTGGAAATATTGCAAAAAGTGTGGCTTTAGTAAGTTTTGGGCTTGATAGCTTTGCTGAATCATTATCGGGATTTGTCATATTATGGAGATTCTATGGGTCACACAACATGAGTGCTGAAGAAAATGAAAAAAAAGAAAAACAGGCTATAACCCTTGTTGGCTGGACATTCTTTATCTTTGGAGCTTATGTTCTGGTTGATGTGATAAAAAAATTAGTTTTTAAAGAAATCCCCCAGCCAACAGCAGGAGGTCTTACCATACTTATTCTTTCCCTTCTTATCATGCCAATTTTATATTACCAGAAATATAAAACAGGGAAGTTGCTTCAAAGCAAAAGTTTAATAGGAGACTCAAAAGAAACCCTCGCCTGTATATTCCTGTCAGCAATTATCTTGATTGGATTAGGGACTAATTATCTGTGGGGGATATGGCAACTGGATCCGTTTTTAGCGTTATTGGTCTCCCTCTTCTTATTCAGAGAAGGGTATCACATTGTGAGGGAAAAAGATGCTTGTAGTTGTTAA
- a CDS encoding Mov34/MPN/PAD-1 family protein: MQNLFSGIIVSFREGLEAFLILILIFRFLEKTNNKHLTREVIYGFVSSILFSLFLGFFLFIINLQVKRIDEFGKFWESLASLVAVSLIISFIRWMINHGSEIKKYVENKASLHLSPGGIFLVSFFLVAREGVEIVLFSFAGQYHWLSIFIGILLALFLSVAVYFSIMKVKIETILAITLVYLIIQAGYLAGYGVHEMLASLKTLHLIDKHHPLLIKVFDLSSTILDHKQGLFGLPLNILLGWYSKPEWLQFILHYTIVFSLFGYWFFKSKNKENILFLSKDVYNKIIQHARRDLPLEACGYMAGKENTITEVFEMTNIDKSSEHFSFDPKEQFDVHKKVRNMGLKIIGVYHSHPSTPARMSEEDRKLAYDKSLLYAIVSLSTRKPIFKIFRLEEETPKEEKYKLI; the protein is encoded by the coding sequence ATGCAAAATTTATTTTCAGGAATTATAGTTTCTTTCCGAGAAGGCTTGGAAGCCTTTTTGATACTGATTTTAATTTTTAGATTTTTGGAAAAAACCAACAATAAACACTTAACTCGCGAAGTAATCTATGGGTTTGTTTCCAGTATTCTTTTCTCACTGTTTCTCGGGTTCTTCCTATTTATTATAAATCTGCAAGTTAAGAGAATTGATGAATTCGGAAAGTTCTGGGAAAGCCTCGCGAGCCTCGTTGCCGTAAGTCTGATCATCTCATTCATCCGGTGGATGATTAACCATGGAAGCGAGATAAAAAAGTATGTGGAGAATAAGGCTTCCTTACACCTTTCACCTGGAGGAATTTTCCTTGTCTCCTTTTTCCTTGTGGCAAGAGAGGGAGTGGAAATTGTGTTATTTTCTTTTGCCGGTCAGTATCACTGGTTATCTATCTTTATCGGGATCCTTCTGGCGCTCTTTCTCTCTGTTGCCGTCTATTTCTCAATCATGAAAGTAAAAATTGAAACAATATTGGCCATAACACTCGTTTACCTCATCATTCAAGCAGGTTATCTGGCAGGCTATGGAGTTCACGAAATGCTTGCCTCTTTAAAAACTCTTCATCTCATTGATAAACACCATCCCCTTTTGATAAAGGTTTTTGACCTTTCCAGTACAATTCTTGACCATAAGCAGGGACTATTTGGCCTACCTCTCAATATCCTCCTCGGCTGGTACTCAAAACCAGAATGGTTACAGTTTATCCTCCACTATACTATAGTATTCTCCCTATTTGGTTACTGGTTTTTCAAGAGCAAGAACAAGGAAAATATCTTATTTTTGAGTAAAGACGTTTATAATAAAATCATACAACATGCAAGAAGAGATCTCCCACTGGAGGCTTGCGGCTATATGGCCGGAAAAGAAAATACTATAACAGAAGTTTTTGAAATGACAAATATCGATAAAAGTTCTGAACATTTTTCTTTTGATCCAAAAGAACAATTTGATGTTCACAAAAAGGTAAGAAATATGGGTTTAAAAATCATAGGGGTATATCATAGTCACCCTTCTACACCAGCAAGAATGTCAGAAGAAGATAGAAAACTTGCGTATGATAAAAGTTTATTGTACGCGATCGTCTCTCTTTCCACGAGAAAACCCATTTTTAAGATTTTCCGGCTAGAAGAGGAAACTCCAAAAGAGGAAAAGTATAAACTTATCTAA
- a CDS encoding PLP-dependent transferase, whose translation MRISTKIIHGDFPNPDPHGSLKFPIYDSVAFEFNSAKDIENAFLGRTLAHSYSRISNPTVSEFERRLATVSDAYGVVSTSSGMAAITAVLLSISGKEANILSSPYLFGNTYSLFEKTLKRFGLSVKYIDFHNPEQIEKAIDENTVAIYLETITNPQLAIFDIESIVNIASRYRLLTLLDNTLATFYLFSSREWGINIEVISTTKYISGGATTIGGAILDYGNYDYSYNRFLSDEAQKYGKNALLVRLKREVHRNTGVCLSPHNAYLQLLGMETLPLRVEKSCSNALILAQRLIGHPKIKNVNYPGLEDSRYFKNAKKYLKGWYGSLFTLELPSKEACFTFIDNLKLIRKATNLHDNKTLIIHPASTIFCEYPPQKRKELGVSEEMVRIAVGIEDVEDIYEDIIQALEVI comes from the coding sequence ATGAGAATTTCTACAAAGATTATTCACGGGGATTTTCCTAACCCTGATCCTCATGGAAGCTTGAAATTTCCTATTTATGACAGTGTGGCCTTTGAATTCAACTCTGCCAAAGATATAGAAAATGCCTTTCTCGGTAGAACACTTGCTCATTCGTATTCCCGGATTTCCAATCCTACGGTATCCGAATTTGAGAGAAGACTTGCCACAGTATCCGACGCGTATGGAGTAGTGTCCACCTCTTCAGGAATGGCGGCCATTACTGCTGTCCTTCTTTCCATAAGTGGTAAAGAAGCAAACATTCTTTCTTCACCCTATCTTTTTGGAAACACCTACTCTCTTTTTGAAAAAACCCTTAAAAGATTTGGACTTAGCGTAAAATATATTGACTTTCATAACCCAGAGCAAATCGAAAAAGCAATTGATGAAAATACGGTGGCAATCTATCTCGAAACCATTACCAACCCTCAACTCGCTATTTTTGATATCGAGAGTATCGTTAATATTGCTTCACGATATCGTCTTCTTACCCTTCTGGATAATACCCTGGCCACCTTTTACCTCTTTTCTTCCAGAGAATGGGGTATCAACATTGAGGTTATTTCTACTACCAAGTATATTTCAGGCGGCGCTACTACCATCGGAGGGGCTATTCTCGACTACGGAAATTACGACTACTCTTACAATAGGTTTCTCTCGGATGAAGCCCAAAAATACGGCAAAAATGCTCTCCTGGTAAGGTTGAAACGTGAAGTTCATCGTAACACAGGGGTTTGCCTTTCTCCTCACAACGCTTACCTCCAGCTTTTGGGAATGGAGACACTTCCTCTGAGGGTTGAAAAAAGCTGCTCGAACGCATTGATTTTAGCCCAAAGACTCATTGGTCACCCAAAAATCAAAAATGTAAACTACCCTGGGTTGGAGGATAGTCGCTACTTTAAAAATGCGAAAAAATATCTCAAAGGATGGTATGGTTCTCTTTTCACACTCGAGCTCCCAAGTAAAGAAGCATGTTTCACGTTTATAGACAATCTCAAACTTATACGAAAAGCCACCAACCTTCATGATAATAAAACCCTTATCATCCATCCAGCCTCTACTATTTTCTGTGAATACCCTCCCCAAAAAAGAAAAGAACTCGGGGTAAGTGAAGAGATGGTGCGTATAGCCGTAGGAATCGAAGATGTAGAAGATATCTATGAAGACATAATCCAGGCATTGGAGGTTATATGA
- a CDS encoding sulfurtransferase TusA family protein gives MVGYRIPEKLVTEIEELETFIQKKTREEIDPVKFRAKRVAFGIYEQRISDTYMIRVRCPAGLITPSQMKIIAKVAKKYGSGRVHITTRQEIQIHSIEDISKVPEILRELYAAGLSTRGGGGNTVRNIVAPADSGINEKEVFDVTPYAISLTEIMIRHDNSWNLPRKFKINFSSYEADNGYAKIADVGFIAKQKEGAKGFEVYTAGGMGAKSAPAKKFLDFILAEEVGYVAEAIKRLFFHHGNRKNRHKARLRFLWEEIGGEKFKTLFDSYYEEVKKDDNFIIKPVEIENKAENIPIQSKSLQPQEKKDFEKWKERFVFPQKQKDLYAIKYPLLLGDIDSDLFEKTANFLSNYGENVIRLTTMQDILVRNIPQDALPQFYLFYKENFSTIPYFTTHTTVCAGADTCKLGLCLSRELAKEVLSRLENFKEKIKDTQFPIIRISGCPNACGQHWLGDIGFYGFAARKDDKLYPAYYVLAGHRNTPEGLYFAQKVGEISARDLPHFLASLLEIYSRNLDNHENFTHFFENNKETIKNLLHRYTVPSFREDKNYYFDWGSDTLFSLVERSTGECSAGFFDFIEKDLEKIREFREKVETTENKEELVLFIKELAYYSSRMLLITRGVEAENFKDIVKAFITHFIESGYIDEKFKNFLNIILTEDKSEVIQLKNEIIELSEKVKKLYDAMDSNFQFHIESKNKISSSQMQEKILTETKEEKKERKRIKDLRGVACPMNFVKTKLELSLMKAGEILEIYLDEGEPIQNVPGSVKEEGHEIVSVEKREGQYYSVLIRKK, from the coding sequence ATGGTTGGTTATCGCATTCCAGAAAAGCTTGTTACTGAGATTGAGGAGCTTGAAACTTTTATACAAAAAAAGACAAGAGAAGAAATTGATCCCGTGAAGTTCCGCGCTAAAAGAGTTGCCTTCGGGATATACGAACAAAGAATAAGTGACACCTACATGATACGTGTTCGTTGTCCTGCAGGTTTGATCACACCATCCCAGATGAAAATAATCGCAAAAGTAGCTAAAAAATATGGAAGTGGAAGAGTTCATATTACCACGCGACAAGAAATCCAGATCCACTCCATAGAAGATATTTCAAAAGTTCCAGAAATTCTCAGAGAACTTTATGCTGCAGGGCTTTCTACAAGAGGGGGTGGTGGCAACACGGTGAGAAACATTGTGGCTCCCGCTGATTCTGGCATAAATGAAAAAGAAGTTTTTGATGTGACTCCGTATGCTATAAGCTTAACCGAGATAATGATCCGACATGATAACAGTTGGAACCTTCCGAGAAAATTTAAGATAAATTTTTCTTCATATGAAGCAGACAACGGCTATGCAAAAATTGCCGATGTTGGTTTCATCGCAAAACAAAAAGAAGGCGCTAAGGGATTTGAGGTATATACCGCTGGTGGAATGGGTGCAAAATCGGCTCCTGCAAAAAAATTTCTCGATTTTATCTTGGCTGAAGAAGTTGGCTATGTGGCAGAAGCTATCAAAAGACTCTTTTTCCATCATGGAAATAGAAAAAACAGACACAAGGCGCGTTTAAGATTTTTATGGGAGGAAATTGGTGGCGAAAAATTTAAAACTCTTTTTGATTCTTATTATGAAGAAGTAAAAAAAGACGACAATTTCATCATAAAGCCAGTGGAGATTGAAAACAAAGCAGAAAATATCCCTATACAATCAAAATCATTGCAACCACAAGAAAAAAAGGACTTTGAAAAATGGAAAGAGAGGTTTGTTTTCCCTCAAAAACAGAAGGATCTTTATGCCATCAAATATCCGCTTCTGTTAGGAGACATTGATTCGGATCTTTTCGAGAAAACAGCGAATTTTCTGTCAAACTATGGGGAAAATGTAATCAGACTTACCACCATGCAGGATATTTTAGTAAGAAATATACCTCAAGATGCCCTCCCTCAATTTTACCTCTTCTATAAAGAGAATTTTTCCACGATACCTTATTTTACCACCCACACCACAGTATGTGCTGGAGCAGATACATGTAAACTTGGGCTCTGCTTATCTAGAGAACTAGCAAAAGAAGTCCTTTCAAGATTAGAAAATTTTAAAGAGAAGATTAAGGACACTCAATTTCCCATTATCAGAATCTCAGGATGTCCAAATGCATGCGGACAACATTGGCTTGGCGATATAGGTTTTTATGGTTTTGCAGCAAGAAAGGATGACAAGCTTTACCCTGCCTATTATGTGCTCGCAGGCCATAGAAATACTCCCGAAGGACTTTATTTTGCCCAAAAAGTAGGAGAAATAAGTGCAAGAGATCTTCCCCATTTTCTGGCTTCCTTATTGGAAATATATTCAAGAAATCTTGACAACCACGAAAATTTTACACACTTTTTTGAGAACAATAAAGAAACTATAAAAAATCTCCTTCACCGCTACACTGTCCCCTCCTTCAGAGAAGATAAAAACTACTACTTCGATTGGGGAAGTGATACTCTCTTCAGCCTGGTAGAACGATCTACCGGAGAATGCTCTGCCGGATTCTTTGACTTCATAGAAAAAGATCTGGAAAAAATAAGAGAATTTAGAGAAAAAGTTGAGACAACAGAAAATAAAGAAGAGCTTGTCCTTTTCATAAAAGAATTGGCCTACTATTCAAGCAGAATGCTTTTGATTACCCGAGGAGTAGAGGCTGAAAATTTCAAAGATATAGTAAAAGCCTTTATTACCCACTTCATAGAAAGCGGCTACATTGACGAAAAATTTAAAAATTTTCTTAACATCATTTTAACGGAAGATAAAAGCGAGGTAATCCAGTTAAAAAATGAAATCATTGAGTTATCCGAAAAAGTAAAAAAGCTTTATGATGCCATGGATAGTAATTTCCAGTTTCATATTGAATCCAAGAACAAAATATCTTCCTCCCAAATGCAAGAGAAAATACTAACAGAAACAAAAGAGGAAAAGAAAGAAAGAAAACGAATAAAAGATCTCCGAGGAGTTGCCTGCCCCATGAACTTTGTGAAAACCAAACTTGAACTCTCCCTTATGAAAGCAGG
- the thiS gene encoding sulfur carrier protein ThiS, with protein MHLVINGEKKEYANKSLNITELLEIEKVKNPDVVSVQLNGQFVDKVNYSTTSLKEGDEVEFLYFIGGGK; from the coding sequence ATGCATCTTGTGATCAATGGAGAAAAAAAAGAATACGCTAACAAAAGCCTCAACATTACTGAATTACTTGAAATTGAAAAAGTAAAAAATCCTGACGTAGTAAGTGTGCAACTCAATGGACAATTCGTTGACAAAGTCAACTATTCCACTACTTCTTTGAAAGAAGGAGACGAAGTGGAATTTTTATATTTCATTGGTGGAGGAAAGTAA
- a CDS encoding DsrE/DsrF/DrsH-like family protein — protein sequence MENQKKISIVCFSGDFDKAIAIFTIASGAAAVGYEVNLFFTFWGFNIIKKKKVRSPIGKGILAKMFNFLMGGRKNLPLSRLNFGGVSPKLMTYLMKNRNVATLEELINASIELGVNFYACEMSMIILGIKLADFIPQIKEVLGVAKFLEIAKGGEILFIS from the coding sequence ATGGAAAATCAAAAGAAGATTTCTATAGTTTGCTTTAGTGGGGATTTCGATAAAGCTATCGCGATATTTACGATAGCCAGTGGAGCCGCCGCTGTAGGGTATGAAGTGAACCTATTTTTTACATTTTGGGGTTTTAATATAATAAAGAAAAAAAAAGTGAGAAGTCCAATTGGTAAAGGAATTCTTGCAAAAATGTTTAATTTTCTAATGGGGGGAAGAAAAAATTTACCCTTAAGCAGGCTCAACTTTGGAGGGGTTTCCCCAAAACTGATGACCTACTTGATGAAGAATAGAAACGTTGCCACCCTTGAAGAATTAATAAATGCTTCTATAGAACTTGGGGTAAATTTTTATGCCTGCGAAATGTCGATGATAATACTCGGAATAAAGTTGGCTGATTTTATACCACAGATAAAAGAAGTACTTGGTGTGGCTAAGTTTCTGGAAATTGCAAAGGGTGGAGAAATTTTATTTATAAGCTAA